One part of the Augochlora pura isolate Apur16 chromosome 3, APUR_v2.2.1, whole genome shotgun sequence genome encodes these proteins:
- the Gpat4 gene encoding glycerol-3-phosphate acyltransferase 4 isoform X1, with amino-acid sequence MASLWMVISVAFSLLLTPFIMFLLAIIFLASIGKSLGVRRLYIKLLLALFEYGRQNIENVKKRNGTWNRDGQEDADEEHETFVEKQNACNSMGTSHKGQNGILGNNVIARSKDLILVPEPEMQNHRNHLEESKATESQITDADKNESLIRRDSFESLKGEFEPAICLDYIKAGVEAIIEDEVTSRFEAEELKNWNLLTRTNRHYEFISWKLTVIWMFGFFMRYCFLLPLRIFICFIGVQFLVITTFCINLLPNGFIKKWAYSTGSLIAFRLISQCLSATITIHNPEYKPKTGGVCVSNHTSTIDVCILSTQTTFALVTVSCNFALQVMWLTVCTAVVGYVPEGSFKRWLNYKVSIMCFGVLSSALSSVITYHNPENRPVRGICVANHTSPIDVLVLMCDNCYSLIGQRHGGFLGILQRALARASPHIWFERSEVKDREAVAKRLKKHVSDPTNPPILIFPEGTCINNTSVMQFKKGSFEVGGVIYPVAIKYDPRFGDAFWNSSRYSMIQYLYMTMSSWAIVCDVWYLPPMYRNEGESAIDFANRVKSVIARQGGLVDLQWDGQLKRMKPKKEWREKQQEEISKRIKFE; translated from the exons ATGGCGTCATTGTGGATGGTCATATCTGTCGCGTTTTCCCTACTTTTAACACCTTTTATCATGTTTTTACTTGCCATCATATTTCTCGCTTCCATCGGAAAGTCGCTCGGTGTACGAAGactatatataaaactgctgTTGGCACTTTTTGAG TATGGCCGGcaaaacattgaaaatgtCAAGAAGAGAAACGGCACGTGGAATCGGGACGGCCAAGAGGATGCGGACGAGGAGCACGAGACGTTCGTCGAAAAGCAGAACGCGTGTAATTCAATGGGCACGAGCCACAAAGGACAGAACGGTATCCTCGGCAACAACGTGATAGCTAGATCAAAGGACCTGATCCTGGTGCCCGAGCCGGAAATGCAGAATCATAGAAATCACCTGGAAGAGTCAAAGGCGACGGAGTCACAGATCACCGATGCCGACAAAAATGAG AGCCTCATTCGCAGAGATTCATTTGAGTCGTTAAAGGGGGAATTTGAACCGGCAATTTGTTTAGACTACATCAAAGCCGGCGTAGAGGCTATTATCGAGGATGAAGTAACTTCTCGTTTTGAAGCGGAGGAGCTTAag aacTGGAACCTATTAACTCGTACAAATAGACactacgaatttatttcgtgGAAGTTGACTGTGATATGGATGTTCGGATTCTTTATGCGATATTGTTTTCTCCTACCTCTGaggatatttatttgttttataggg GTACAGTTCCTTGTAATTACGACATTTTGTATCAACTTGCTGCCAAACGgttttattaagaaatggGCATACAGCACGGGTAGTCTGATCGCATTCAGACTAATATCGCAATGTTTATCGGCTACAATTACAATCCATAATCCAGAGTACAAACCGAAAACTGGAGGAGTGTGCGTGTCGAATCACACTTCCACAATCGATGTGTGCATCTTGTCCACACAGACGACATTCGCTTTG GTAACAGTATCCTGTAACTTTGCTTTGCAG GTGATGTGGCTGACGGTATGTACAGCAGTTGTGGGCTACGTTCCAGAGGGTAGTTTCAAAAGATGGCTGAATTACAAAGTCTCCATAATGTGTTTTGGTGTCTTGTCCAGCGCTCTGTCATCAGTTATTACTTACCACAACCCAGAGAATCGACCTGTAAGGGGAATATGTGTGGCTAATCACACATCTCCCATAGACGTTCTGGTACTCATGTGCGATAACTGTTACTCCTTG atAGGTCAAAGGCACGGTGGGTTCTTGGGGATTTTGCAAAGGGCACTGGCTCGTGCCTCTCCCCATATATGGTTTGAAAGATCAGAAGTTAAGGATAGAGAAGCTGTAGCAAAAAG ATTAAAAAAACATGTATCTGATCCTACGAACCCACCGATTCTCATCTTTCCGGAAGGAACGTGTATTAATAACACATCAGTTATGCAATTTAAGAAAGGCAGTTTCGAGGTCGGCGGTGTAATTTATCCTGTTGCGATAAAG tatgATCCAAGGTTTGGAGATGCTTTCTGGAACAGTAGTAGGTATTCAATGATACAATACTTGTACATGACTATGTCTAGTTGGGCTATAGTCTGTGACGTCTGGTATCTTCCGCCAATGTACAGAAATGAAGGCGAAAGTGCTATTGACTTCGCGAATAGAGTAAAATCTGTGATAGCGAGACAAGGAGGATTAGTTGACTTACAATG GGACGGTCAACTCAAGAGAATGAAACCTAAGAAAGAGTGGAGGGAAAAACAACAAGAAGAGATTAgtaaacgaattaaatttgaatga
- the Gpat4 gene encoding glycerol-3-phosphate acyltransferase 4 isoform X4: MASLWMVISVAFSLLLTPFIMFLLAIIFLASIGKSLGVRRLYIKLLLALFEYGRQNIENVKKRNGTWNRDGQEDADEEHETFVEKQNACNSMGTSHKGQNGILGNNVIARSKDLILVPEPEMQNHRNHLEESKATESQITDADKNESLIRRDSFESLKGEFEPAICLDYIKAGVEAIIEDEVTSRFEAEELKNWNLLTRTNRHYEFISWKLTVIWMFGFFMRYCFLLPLRIFICFIGVMWLTVCTAVVGYVPEGSFKRWLNYKVSIMCFGVLSSALSSVITYHNPENRPVRGICVANHTSPIDVLVLMCDNCYSLIGQRHGGFLGILQRALARASPHIWFERSEVKDREAVAKRLKKHVSDPTNPPILIFPEGTCINNTSVMQFKKGSFEVGGVIYPVAIKYDPRFGDAFWNSSRYSMIQYLYMTMSSWAIVCDVWYLPPMYRNEGESAIDFANRVKSVIARQGGLVDLQWDGQLKRMKPKKEWREKQQEEISKRIKFE; the protein is encoded by the exons ATGGCGTCATTGTGGATGGTCATATCTGTCGCGTTTTCCCTACTTTTAACACCTTTTATCATGTTTTTACTTGCCATCATATTTCTCGCTTCCATCGGAAAGTCGCTCGGTGTACGAAGactatatataaaactgctgTTGGCACTTTTTGAG TATGGCCGGcaaaacattgaaaatgtCAAGAAGAGAAACGGCACGTGGAATCGGGACGGCCAAGAGGATGCGGACGAGGAGCACGAGACGTTCGTCGAAAAGCAGAACGCGTGTAATTCAATGGGCACGAGCCACAAAGGACAGAACGGTATCCTCGGCAACAACGTGATAGCTAGATCAAAGGACCTGATCCTGGTGCCCGAGCCGGAAATGCAGAATCATAGAAATCACCTGGAAGAGTCAAAGGCGACGGAGTCACAGATCACCGATGCCGACAAAAATGAG AGCCTCATTCGCAGAGATTCATTTGAGTCGTTAAAGGGGGAATTTGAACCGGCAATTTGTTTAGACTACATCAAAGCCGGCGTAGAGGCTATTATCGAGGATGAAGTAACTTCTCGTTTTGAAGCGGAGGAGCTTAag aacTGGAACCTATTAACTCGTACAAATAGACactacgaatttatttcgtgGAAGTTGACTGTGATATGGATGTTCGGATTCTTTATGCGATATTGTTTTCTCCTACCTCTGaggatatttatttgttttataggg GTGATGTGGCTGACGGTATGTACAGCAGTTGTGGGCTACGTTCCAGAGGGTAGTTTCAAAAGATGGCTGAATTACAAAGTCTCCATAATGTGTTTTGGTGTCTTGTCCAGCGCTCTGTCATCAGTTATTACTTACCACAACCCAGAGAATCGACCTGTAAGGGGAATATGTGTGGCTAATCACACATCTCCCATAGACGTTCTGGTACTCATGTGCGATAACTGTTACTCCTTG atAGGTCAAAGGCACGGTGGGTTCTTGGGGATTTTGCAAAGGGCACTGGCTCGTGCCTCTCCCCATATATGGTTTGAAAGATCAGAAGTTAAGGATAGAGAAGCTGTAGCAAAAAG ATTAAAAAAACATGTATCTGATCCTACGAACCCACCGATTCTCATCTTTCCGGAAGGAACGTGTATTAATAACACATCAGTTATGCAATTTAAGAAAGGCAGTTTCGAGGTCGGCGGTGTAATTTATCCTGTTGCGATAAAG tatgATCCAAGGTTTGGAGATGCTTTCTGGAACAGTAGTAGGTATTCAATGATACAATACTTGTACATGACTATGTCTAGTTGGGCTATAGTCTGTGACGTCTGGTATCTTCCGCCAATGTACAGAAATGAAGGCGAAAGTGCTATTGACTTCGCGAATAGAGTAAAATCTGTGATAGCGAGACAAGGAGGATTAGTTGACTTACAATG GGACGGTCAACTCAAGAGAATGAAACCTAAGAAAGAGTGGAGGGAAAAACAACAAGAAGAGATTAgtaaacgaattaaatttgaatga
- the Gpat4 gene encoding glycerol-3-phosphate acyltransferase 4 isoform X5: protein MGTSHKGQNGILGNNVIARSKDLILVPEPEMQNHRNHLEESKATESQITDADKNESLIRRDSFESLKGEFEPAICLDYIKAGVEAIIEDEVTSRFEAEELKNWNLLTRTNRHYEFISWKLTVIWMFGFFMRYCFLLPLRIFICFIGVQFLVITTFCINLLPNGFIKKWAYSTGSLIAFRLISQCLSATITIHNPEYKPKTGGVCVSNHTSTIDVCILSTQTTFALVTVSCNFALQVMWLTVCTAVVGYVPEGSFKRWLNYKVSIMCFGVLSSALSSVITYHNPENRPVRGICVANHTSPIDVLVLMCDNCYSLIGQRHGGFLGILQRALARASPHIWFERSEVKDREAVAKRLKKHVSDPTNPPILIFPEGTCINNTSVMQFKKGSFEVGGVIYPVAIKYDPRFGDAFWNSSRYSMIQYLYMTMSSWAIVCDVWYLPPMYRNEGESAIDFANRVKSVIARQGGLVDLQWDGQLKRMKPKKEWREKQQEEISKRIKFE, encoded by the exons ATGGGCACGAGCCACAAAGGACAGAACGGTATCCTCGGCAACAACGTGATAGCTAGATCAAAGGACCTGATCCTGGTGCCCGAGCCGGAAATGCAGAATCATAGAAATCACCTGGAAGAGTCAAAGGCGACGGAGTCACAGATCACCGATGCCGACAAAAATGAG AGCCTCATTCGCAGAGATTCATTTGAGTCGTTAAAGGGGGAATTTGAACCGGCAATTTGTTTAGACTACATCAAAGCCGGCGTAGAGGCTATTATCGAGGATGAAGTAACTTCTCGTTTTGAAGCGGAGGAGCTTAag aacTGGAACCTATTAACTCGTACAAATAGACactacgaatttatttcgtgGAAGTTGACTGTGATATGGATGTTCGGATTCTTTATGCGATATTGTTTTCTCCTACCTCTGaggatatttatttgttttataggg GTACAGTTCCTTGTAATTACGACATTTTGTATCAACTTGCTGCCAAACGgttttattaagaaatggGCATACAGCACGGGTAGTCTGATCGCATTCAGACTAATATCGCAATGTTTATCGGCTACAATTACAATCCATAATCCAGAGTACAAACCGAAAACTGGAGGAGTGTGCGTGTCGAATCACACTTCCACAATCGATGTGTGCATCTTGTCCACACAGACGACATTCGCTTTG GTAACAGTATCCTGTAACTTTGCTTTGCAG GTGATGTGGCTGACGGTATGTACAGCAGTTGTGGGCTACGTTCCAGAGGGTAGTTTCAAAAGATGGCTGAATTACAAAGTCTCCATAATGTGTTTTGGTGTCTTGTCCAGCGCTCTGTCATCAGTTATTACTTACCACAACCCAGAGAATCGACCTGTAAGGGGAATATGTGTGGCTAATCACACATCTCCCATAGACGTTCTGGTACTCATGTGCGATAACTGTTACTCCTTG atAGGTCAAAGGCACGGTGGGTTCTTGGGGATTTTGCAAAGGGCACTGGCTCGTGCCTCTCCCCATATATGGTTTGAAAGATCAGAAGTTAAGGATAGAGAAGCTGTAGCAAAAAG ATTAAAAAAACATGTATCTGATCCTACGAACCCACCGATTCTCATCTTTCCGGAAGGAACGTGTATTAATAACACATCAGTTATGCAATTTAAGAAAGGCAGTTTCGAGGTCGGCGGTGTAATTTATCCTGTTGCGATAAAG tatgATCCAAGGTTTGGAGATGCTTTCTGGAACAGTAGTAGGTATTCAATGATACAATACTTGTACATGACTATGTCTAGTTGGGCTATAGTCTGTGACGTCTGGTATCTTCCGCCAATGTACAGAAATGAAGGCGAAAGTGCTATTGACTTCGCGAATAGAGTAAAATCTGTGATAGCGAGACAAGGAGGATTAGTTGACTTACAATG GGACGGTCAACTCAAGAGAATGAAACCTAAGAAAGAGTGGAGGGAAAAACAACAAGAAGAGATTAgtaaacgaattaaatttgaatga
- the Gpat4 gene encoding glycerol-3-phosphate acyltransferase 4 isoform X2, whose product MASLWMVISVAFSLLLTPFIMFLLAIIFLASIGKSLGVRRLYIKLLLALFEYGRQNIENVKKRNGTWNRDGQEDADEEHETFVEKQNACNSMGTSHKGQNGILGNNVIARSKDLILVPEPEMQNHRNHLEESKATESQITDADKNESLIRRDSFESLKGEFEPAICLDYIKAGVEAIIEDEVTSRFEAEELKNWNLLTRTNRHYEFISWKLTVIWMFGFFMRYCFLLPLRIFICFIGVQFLVITTFCINLLPNGFIKKWAYSTGSLIAFRLISQCLSATITIHNPEYKPKTGGVCVSNHTSTIDVCILSTQTTFALVMWLTVCTAVVGYVPEGSFKRWLNYKVSIMCFGVLSSALSSVITYHNPENRPVRGICVANHTSPIDVLVLMCDNCYSLIGQRHGGFLGILQRALARASPHIWFERSEVKDREAVAKRLKKHVSDPTNPPILIFPEGTCINNTSVMQFKKGSFEVGGVIYPVAIKYDPRFGDAFWNSSRYSMIQYLYMTMSSWAIVCDVWYLPPMYRNEGESAIDFANRVKSVIARQGGLVDLQWDGQLKRMKPKKEWREKQQEEISKRIKFE is encoded by the exons ATGGCGTCATTGTGGATGGTCATATCTGTCGCGTTTTCCCTACTTTTAACACCTTTTATCATGTTTTTACTTGCCATCATATTTCTCGCTTCCATCGGAAAGTCGCTCGGTGTACGAAGactatatataaaactgctgTTGGCACTTTTTGAG TATGGCCGGcaaaacattgaaaatgtCAAGAAGAGAAACGGCACGTGGAATCGGGACGGCCAAGAGGATGCGGACGAGGAGCACGAGACGTTCGTCGAAAAGCAGAACGCGTGTAATTCAATGGGCACGAGCCACAAAGGACAGAACGGTATCCTCGGCAACAACGTGATAGCTAGATCAAAGGACCTGATCCTGGTGCCCGAGCCGGAAATGCAGAATCATAGAAATCACCTGGAAGAGTCAAAGGCGACGGAGTCACAGATCACCGATGCCGACAAAAATGAG AGCCTCATTCGCAGAGATTCATTTGAGTCGTTAAAGGGGGAATTTGAACCGGCAATTTGTTTAGACTACATCAAAGCCGGCGTAGAGGCTATTATCGAGGATGAAGTAACTTCTCGTTTTGAAGCGGAGGAGCTTAag aacTGGAACCTATTAACTCGTACAAATAGACactacgaatttatttcgtgGAAGTTGACTGTGATATGGATGTTCGGATTCTTTATGCGATATTGTTTTCTCCTACCTCTGaggatatttatttgttttataggg GTACAGTTCCTTGTAATTACGACATTTTGTATCAACTTGCTGCCAAACGgttttattaagaaatggGCATACAGCACGGGTAGTCTGATCGCATTCAGACTAATATCGCAATGTTTATCGGCTACAATTACAATCCATAATCCAGAGTACAAACCGAAAACTGGAGGAGTGTGCGTGTCGAATCACACTTCCACAATCGATGTGTGCATCTTGTCCACACAGACGACATTCGCTTTG GTGATGTGGCTGACGGTATGTACAGCAGTTGTGGGCTACGTTCCAGAGGGTAGTTTCAAAAGATGGCTGAATTACAAAGTCTCCATAATGTGTTTTGGTGTCTTGTCCAGCGCTCTGTCATCAGTTATTACTTACCACAACCCAGAGAATCGACCTGTAAGGGGAATATGTGTGGCTAATCACACATCTCCCATAGACGTTCTGGTACTCATGTGCGATAACTGTTACTCCTTG atAGGTCAAAGGCACGGTGGGTTCTTGGGGATTTTGCAAAGGGCACTGGCTCGTGCCTCTCCCCATATATGGTTTGAAAGATCAGAAGTTAAGGATAGAGAAGCTGTAGCAAAAAG ATTAAAAAAACATGTATCTGATCCTACGAACCCACCGATTCTCATCTTTCCGGAAGGAACGTGTATTAATAACACATCAGTTATGCAATTTAAGAAAGGCAGTTTCGAGGTCGGCGGTGTAATTTATCCTGTTGCGATAAAG tatgATCCAAGGTTTGGAGATGCTTTCTGGAACAGTAGTAGGTATTCAATGATACAATACTTGTACATGACTATGTCTAGTTGGGCTATAGTCTGTGACGTCTGGTATCTTCCGCCAATGTACAGAAATGAAGGCGAAAGTGCTATTGACTTCGCGAATAGAGTAAAATCTGTGATAGCGAGACAAGGAGGATTAGTTGACTTACAATG GGACGGTCAACTCAAGAGAATGAAACCTAAGAAAGAGTGGAGGGAAAAACAACAAGAAGAGATTAgtaaacgaattaaatttgaatga
- the Gpat4 gene encoding glycerol-3-phosphate acyltransferase 4 isoform X3 — MASLWMVISVAFSLLLTPFIMFLLAIIFLASIGKSLGVRRLYIKLLLALFEYGRQNIENVKKRNGTWNRDGQEDADEEHETFVEKQNACNSMGTSHKGQNGILGNNVIARSKDLILVPEPEMQNHRNHLEESKATESQITDADKNESLIRRDSFESLKGEFEPAICLDYIKAGVEAIIEDEVTSRFEAEELKNWNLLTRTNRHYEFISWKLTVIWMFGFFMRYCFLLPLRIFICFIGVQFLVITTFCINLLPNGFIKKWAYSTGSLIAFRLISQCLSATITIHNPEYKPKTGGVCVSNHTSTIDVCILSTQTTFALIGQRHGGFLGILQRALARASPHIWFERSEVKDREAVAKRLKKHVSDPTNPPILIFPEGTCINNTSVMQFKKGSFEVGGVIYPVAIKYDPRFGDAFWNSSRYSMIQYLYMTMSSWAIVCDVWYLPPMYRNEGESAIDFANRVKSVIARQGGLVDLQWDGQLKRMKPKKEWREKQQEEISKRIKFE; from the exons ATGGCGTCATTGTGGATGGTCATATCTGTCGCGTTTTCCCTACTTTTAACACCTTTTATCATGTTTTTACTTGCCATCATATTTCTCGCTTCCATCGGAAAGTCGCTCGGTGTACGAAGactatatataaaactgctgTTGGCACTTTTTGAG TATGGCCGGcaaaacattgaaaatgtCAAGAAGAGAAACGGCACGTGGAATCGGGACGGCCAAGAGGATGCGGACGAGGAGCACGAGACGTTCGTCGAAAAGCAGAACGCGTGTAATTCAATGGGCACGAGCCACAAAGGACAGAACGGTATCCTCGGCAACAACGTGATAGCTAGATCAAAGGACCTGATCCTGGTGCCCGAGCCGGAAATGCAGAATCATAGAAATCACCTGGAAGAGTCAAAGGCGACGGAGTCACAGATCACCGATGCCGACAAAAATGAG AGCCTCATTCGCAGAGATTCATTTGAGTCGTTAAAGGGGGAATTTGAACCGGCAATTTGTTTAGACTACATCAAAGCCGGCGTAGAGGCTATTATCGAGGATGAAGTAACTTCTCGTTTTGAAGCGGAGGAGCTTAag aacTGGAACCTATTAACTCGTACAAATAGACactacgaatttatttcgtgGAAGTTGACTGTGATATGGATGTTCGGATTCTTTATGCGATATTGTTTTCTCCTACCTCTGaggatatttatttgttttataggg GTACAGTTCCTTGTAATTACGACATTTTGTATCAACTTGCTGCCAAACGgttttattaagaaatggGCATACAGCACGGGTAGTCTGATCGCATTCAGACTAATATCGCAATGTTTATCGGCTACAATTACAATCCATAATCCAGAGTACAAACCGAAAACTGGAGGAGTGTGCGTGTCGAATCACACTTCCACAATCGATGTGTGCATCTTGTCCACACAGACGACATTCGCTTTG atAGGTCAAAGGCACGGTGGGTTCTTGGGGATTTTGCAAAGGGCACTGGCTCGTGCCTCTCCCCATATATGGTTTGAAAGATCAGAAGTTAAGGATAGAGAAGCTGTAGCAAAAAG ATTAAAAAAACATGTATCTGATCCTACGAACCCACCGATTCTCATCTTTCCGGAAGGAACGTGTATTAATAACACATCAGTTATGCAATTTAAGAAAGGCAGTTTCGAGGTCGGCGGTGTAATTTATCCTGTTGCGATAAAG tatgATCCAAGGTTTGGAGATGCTTTCTGGAACAGTAGTAGGTATTCAATGATACAATACTTGTACATGACTATGTCTAGTTGGGCTATAGTCTGTGACGTCTGGTATCTTCCGCCAATGTACAGAAATGAAGGCGAAAGTGCTATTGACTTCGCGAATAGAGTAAAATCTGTGATAGCGAGACAAGGAGGATTAGTTGACTTACAATG GGACGGTCAACTCAAGAGAATGAAACCTAAGAAAGAGTGGAGGGAAAAACAACAAGAAGAGATTAgtaaacgaattaaatttgaatga